In Panthera uncia isolate 11264 chromosome B4, Puncia_PCG_1.0, whole genome shotgun sequence, one genomic interval encodes:
- the FRS2 gene encoding fibroblast growth factor receptor substrate 2 encodes MGSCCSCPDKDTVPDNHRNKFKVINVDDDGNELGSGIMELTDTELILYTRKRDSVKWHYLCLRRYGYDSNLFSFESGRRCQTGQGIFAFKCARAEELFNMLQEIMQNNSINVVEEPVVERNNHQTELEVPRTPRTPTTPGFAAQNLPNGYPRYPSFGDASSHPSSRHPSVGSARLPSVGEESTHPLLVAEEQVHTYVNTTGVQEERKHRTSVHVPLEARISNAESNTPKEEPSSIEDRDPQILLEPEGVKFVLGPTPVQKQLMEKEKLEQLGRDQVSGSGANSTEWDTGYDSDERREAPSVNKLVYENINGLSIPSASGVRRGRLTSSSTSDTQNINNSAQRRTALLNYENLPSLPPVWEARKLSRDEDDNLGPKTPSLNGYHNNLDPMHNYVNTENVTVPASAHKIEFSRRRDCTPTVFNFDIRRPSLEHRQLNYIQVDLEGGSDSDNPQTPKTPTTPLPQTPTRRTELYAVIDIERTAAMSSLQKALPRDDGTSRKTRHNSTDLPM; translated from the exons ATGGGTAGCTGTTGTAGCTGTCCAGATAAAGACACTGTCCCAGATAACCATCGGAACAAGTTTAAG gtcATTAATGTGGATGATGATGGGAATGAGTTAGGTTCTGGCATTATGGAACTTACAGACACAGAACTGATTTTATACACTCGCAAACGTGATTCAGTAAAATGGCACTACCTCTGCCTGCGGCGCTATGGCTATGattcaaatctcttttcttttgaaagtggTCGAAGGTGTCAAACTGGACAAG GAATCTTCGCCTTTAAGTGTGCTCGTGCAGAAGAATTATTTAACATGTTGCAAGAGATTATGCAAAATAATAGTATAAATGTGGTGGAAGAGCCAGTTGTAGAAAGGAATAATCATCAGACAGAGTTGGAAGTCCCCAGAACACCTCGAACACCTACAA CTCCAGGGTTTGCTGCTCAGAATTTACCTAATGGATATCCCCGATATCCCTCATTTGGAGATGCTTCCTCGCATCCTTCAAGCAGACATCCTTCTGTGGGAAGTGCACGCCTGCCTTCAGTGGGTGAAGAATCTACTCATCCTTTGCTTGTGGCTGAGGAGCAA GTCCATACTTATGTCAACACCACAGGAGTGCAGGAAGAGCGGAAACACCGCACAAGCGTGCACGTCCCATTGGAGGCGAGGATCTCTAATGCTGAAAGCAACACACCAAAAGAAGAACCAAGTAGTATTGAGGACAGGGACCCTCAGATTCTTCTCGAACCTGAAGGAGTCAAATTTGTCTTAGGACCAACCCCTGTTCAAAAGCAGttaatggaaaaagagaaactggAGCAACTTGGAAGAGACCAAGTCAGTGGGAGTGGTGCAAACAGCACGGAATGGGACACTGGGTATGACAGCGATGAGCGCAGAGAGGCACCCTCTGTGAACAAACTGGTGTATGAGAATATAAATGGGTTATCTATCCCTAGTGCCTCAGGGGTCAGGAGAGGTCGTCTGACATCCAGCAGTACCTCAGATACCCAGAATATCAACAACTCAGCTCAGAGAAGAACTGCATTATTAAACTATGAAAATTTACCATCTTTGCCTCCTGTTTGGGAAGCCCGCAAGCTAAGTAGGGATGAAGATGACAATTTAGGACCAAAGACCCCATCTCTAAATGGCTACCATAATAATCTAGATCCAATGCATAACTatgtaaatacagagaatgtAACAGTGCCGGCAAGTGCTCACAAAATAGAGTTTTCCAGGCGTCGGGACTGTACGCCGACGGTCTTTAACTTTGATATCAGGCGCCCAAGTTTAGAACACAGGCAGCTCAATTACATACAGGTCGACTTGGAAGGTGGCAGTGACTCTGACAACCCTCAGACTCCAAAAACGCCTACCACTCCCCTTCCACAGACCCCTACCAGGCGCACAGAGCTGTATGCTGTGATCGACATCGAGAGAACTGCTGCTATGTCAAGTTTGCAGAAAGCACTGCCACGAGACGATGGCACATCTAGGAAGACTAGACATAATAGTACTGATCTGCCCATGTGA